Proteins encoded within one genomic window of Camelina sativa cultivar DH55 chromosome 19, Cs, whole genome shotgun sequence:
- the LOC104767630 gene encoding kinesin-like protein KIN-12D has product MSREVKHDDEIENVPENLRASLLSQTTDDSLTNPTKELGSKIDRTPSKPRPKNPDPPLPLRTPDKYRSSIAAFSKNRFGWGDKCDSVTNANVGFLNTTPKTGRVVGRANSETNSTPTKSVSKPPGSCYRGKLDGTGAVRVGGYASLYKGLSSSSGQVSAVVNTVQVPHFSLKEDPSFWMDHNVQILIRVRPLNSMEKGTNGYSRCLKQESSQCVAWIGPPETRFQFDHVACETIDQETLFRVAGLPMVENCLSGYNSCIFAYGQTGSGKTYTMLGEVGDLEVKPSPNRGMMPRIFEFLFARIQAEEESRRDERLKYNCKCSFLEIYNEQITDLLEPSSTNLQLREDIKSGVYVENLTECEVQSVQDILGLITQGSMNRKVGATNMNRESSRSHSVFTCVIESRWEKDSTANMRFARLNLVDLAGSERQKTSGAEGDRLKEAASINKSLSTLGHVIMVLVDVANGKPRHIPYRDSRLTFLLQDSLGGNSKTMIIANASPSVSCAVETLNTLKFAQRAKLIQNNAVVNEDSNEDVLELRRQIRLLKEELSLLKRQNISRAMSFGSATANFAELQVDSPSSEMHEVGHKQAGNSLVYESGGCVRMSRKQLKSLEITLAGSLRRENVADASIKKLEAEIEHLNLTRFALENIRLLDQLRRFQEFYEEGEREILLGEVSNLRNQLFQFLNENSDRQKHVDDEIEPQGALLRSKENCSLQEELKKTCYELEKCRSNLGSCLEENAKLNREIQDLQVMVDNMRPCTPDENSIANKQKALLETQNVERNKTLAGQQVNYVEEIIKLQLDLDVLKIILDEERTLRGDSEAQAVRLKFDIGELKDQLLLISKQQENVYSELGETKSVVEALESQNIILIQEAVELRRIKENYIELLQKQELDIPAMKSKQCNEFKDIPAENNAIDTKFKKMQASLEKAKRLNMLYKSDIASKACGDEEMEKVCKQAEAATAEVIVCLQNELEVLQKEVSDFQSKENVTEKQIQFLEGQMEELQDNLRDTIMDNEQLQEKLRGKDMELQIISNEMELLTSELEEILLNGNEGLTDACYQADLISGSLPDRRIWISEQVGGLRRTLSEREFMIEDLESCLEDANKKQCDIESMLTSLRGAAIVMNEAHQREYEEKETLLKSQLCTKTEIISKLQEKLKMAERLICEASHCATASLIIVNRYSEVTESHTFELKQKDFQLAESAGTILSLKQQVQDLETTCKEFRSKLVQEEKNASAIAQKVEEIEETGISAMKEKLSELKGGVSGLRSCINMCQEHDKYTEAENSLGSPPHYSKGQELGKNVVVSSCIENTPNNNHTESMRLTSKVSSERGKVIILLKQEMESALVSLKEVQVEMAKLQGEKEELKASEKRSLRNLNDLAAQFCNLETVMNNMQEQYEHKVEVTDHKLKTLEHELAKMKIDADQEYVKNLCVLKKFEEAQGIIKDADITVNELITANEKMKFDLEKQKKREISLVGEKNALDDKLQELESINVKDNEKIAYLEKLFGSSLMGIGNLVEELETVVRKLQDESSVALTGMANDLSELKSWVSDTNSARLFLEDIWSEIIMKDCALSVLHLCHMGVLLETVTGINTENGLLQRGLCVSNSSIAGLRNNNLRLRRELEMFANLKGKLLTDIKNGFERISRNEEATNLLTTKLSNFDQKISGLQYQEELMLQRSNSMGSQLDILLKEIDLSNGSLAETLLEQELHLNQKDDFFDTEVQLYFMDLCSKDVESVVLAQTVKEYSSRLAVVDRELLDHHAIVEDLKEKLFVSQVESELKDQCLVDNKLETVSVKQKVTEAQSKIKVLSSDLDHCVQKIAEMDEVNKVFGERVFFLESRITGIQQELAIKASELDSLQHSQSVTAEELDIKERDIQVYADVVSSLKKENISLKNKVIHFGEDQFKALDVTRLSIAKCTHLAEDSRILEKLTRDGLVISEKMLQLICENINKASEFADTVQSLQIDVQDLLSENLNLRDELLRKDDVLKGLSFDLSLLQESASNSRDKKDETKEIMVHVEALEKTLAVKTFELEDAVSHAQMLEVRLQESKGIICNLEVDTEKVRKCQQKLSAENKDIRAEAEALMAEKSSLEEELIQKNKVSESMEMELFNLRNALGQLNDTVEFTQRKLNEAIDDRDNLQDEVLYLKEEFRKMKSEAKEMEARYIEAQQIAESRKIYADEREEEVKLLEGSVEKLEYTINVLENKVNAVKVEAERQRLQREELEMELHTIRQQMESARNSDGEIKRILDEKHMDLEEAKKHIEALERNTADQKTEISQLSVHISELNLHAEAQAREYMHKFKELEAMAQQVKPEIHVSQAIDSSLSKGSGKPRGSGSPFRCIGLGIAQQMRSEKDEELSAARLRIEELETVVATRQKEIFLLNSKLAKVDSMTHDINRVLLGVKQNCSSFLDSQQVLKIAEMLQLNSSDSRERDLEVSHLKQKINEYNEERQGWIEEIDGKQTDLVTAQIKLQEHRQHEQLLKKENELLKKENVSHKRRVIELEGEVKKLSSHQTPEWRTRDQARIKEENSVLKLQLDELNLKLRRADVSVSRAKEELAWYRASSGKNLHSNLDKTHQLSTKLKETEEDRMQLAQKLLGLCTSILKAAGVTGEDITDINPEVAEEALEQLKTKLGLLERELDHFRLKGKAKSRRSRNPERKMPSMPSPRRSWSQSPRSMSQVPFFSSLDR; this is encoded by the exons ATGTCAAGGGAGGTCAAGCACGATGACGAAATCGAGAATGTCCCTGAGAATCTCCGAGCTTCGCTTTTGTCTCAAACCACCGACGATTCATTGACGAACCCAACAAAGGAGTTGGGGAGTAAGATCGATCGAACTCCTTCTAAGCCTAGACCTAAGAACCCAGATCCACCATTGCCTTTACGGACGCCTGATAAGTATCGATCCAGCATTGCTGCGTTTTCTAAGAATCGGTTTGGTTGGGGAGACAAGTGTGATTCCGTCACGAACGCAAACGTGGGGTTTTTGAATACGACTCCTAAAACTGGTAGAGTTGTCGGGAGAGCTAATTCGGAGACCAATTCGACTCCTACTAAGAGCGTGTCTAAGCCTCCGGGGTCTTGTTACAGAGGGAAGCTTGATGGGACAGGAGCTGTTAGAGTTGGTGGTTATGCCTCTTTGTATAAAGGGTTGTCTAGTTCTTCTGGGCAAGTTTCAGCAGTTGTTAACACGGTCCAAGTTCCTCACTTTAGCCTTAAGGAGGATCCATCTTTCTGGATGGATCACAATGTACAG ATTCTTATACGTGTTCGACCGCTTAATAGCATGGAGAAGGGTACAAATGGGTACAGTAGGTGCTTAAAGCAAGAAAGTTCGCAGTGCGTAGCATGGATTGGACCACCTGAAACACGGTTTCAGTTTGATCATGTGGCATGTGAGACAATTGACCAG GAAACCCTTTTTCGGGTAGCCGGTCTGCCCATGGTGGAAAATTGCTTGTCTGGCTACAACAGTTGTATATTTGCATATGGCCAG ACAGGAAGTGGGAAAACATATACAATGCTCGGGGAAGTTGGTGATTTAGAAGTCAAACCAAGTCCCAACAGAGGAATGATGCCTCGgatatttgagtttttatttgcaAGAATACAAGCT GAGGAAGAGAGCAGAAGAGACGAGAGACTTAAATACAATTGCAAATGCTCTTTCCTTGAGATTTACAATGAACAAATTACAGACCTTCTtgaaccatcttcaacaaatTTGCAG cTTCGAGAGGACATTAAGAGCGGTGTCTATGTGGAAAATCTGACTGAATGTGAAGTACAAAGTGTTCAAGACATCTTAGGGCTTATCACACAG GGTTCTATGAATCGAAAAGTCGGAGCCACAAATATGAACAGAGAGAGTAGTCGATCACATAGTGTATTTACATGCGTGATCGAGAGCAGATGGGAAAAAGACTCAACAGCTAATATGCGTTTTGCAAGACTGAACCTGGTTGATCTCGCCGGATCAGAGAG GCAGAAGACTTCTGGCGCTGAGGGTGACCGCCTAAAAGAAGCTGCTAGTATCAATAAATCACTGTCCACACTAGG ACATGTAATTATGGTTCTTGTGGATGTGGCAAATGGTAAACCAAGGCATATTCCATATCGTGATTCCAGGCTGACATTTCTTCTTCAG GACTCACTGGGTGGCAATTCTAAAACAATGATAATTGCTAATGCCAGTCCTTCCGTCAG TTGTGCAGTAGAGACGCTAAATACTCTTAAATTTGCTCAGAGAGCAAAGCTAATCCAGAACAAT GCTGTGGTCAACGAAGATTCTAACGAGGATGTCCTGGAATTACGCCGTCAAATCCGACTTTTAAAG GAAGAGCTTTCCCTCCTCAAGCGCCAGAACATCTCCAGGGCGATGTCATTTGGATCAGCAACAGCCAACTTTGCAGAACTACAAGTCGATTCTCCATCAAGTGAAATGCACGAGGTAGGACATAAGCAGGCTGGTAACTCGCTTGTGTATGAATCTGGAGGCTGTGTAAGGATGTCTAGAAAGCAG TTGAAATCTTTGGAGATAACACTTGCTGGCTCATTGAGAAGAGAAAATGTGGCTGATGCTTCAATTAAGAAGCTTGAAGCTGAGATAGAGCATCTAAATC TGACTCGCTTTGCCCTGGAAAACATAAGGCTTCTGGACCAACTTAGAAG ATTTCAAGAGTTTTATGAGGAAGGTGAGAGAGAAATTCTACTGGGCGAAGTCTCAAATCTGCGGAACCAG CTCTTCCAGTTTCTTAATGAAAACTCTGACCGGCAAAAAcatgttgatgatgaaataGAGCCACAG GGTGCATTACTTAGGAGTAAAGAAAATTGTTCTCTACAGGAGGAG TTAAAAAAGACCTGTTACGAACTTGAGAAATGTAGAAGTAACCTTGGTTCTTGCTTGGAAGAGAATGCAAAGCTTAATAG AGAAATCCAAGATCTACAGGTCATGGTCGACAATATGAGACCTTGCACACCTGATGAAAATAGCATTGCGAACAAACAAAAG GCCCTGTTGGAAACTCAAAATGTTGAGCGGAACAAAACACTTGCTGGTCAGCAGGTCAATTATGTAGAAGAAATCATCAAATTGCAGCTTGATTTGGATGTACTAAAAATTATACTCGATGAGGAAAGAACACTACGTGGTGATTCAGAAGCACAGGCAGTTCGCTTGAAATTTGATATTGGAGAGTTGAAGGACCAACTACTTTTGATTAGCAAGCAGcaagaaaatgtatatagtGAGCTGGGGGAAACAAAGTCTGTAGTTGAAGCTCTTGAATCGCAAAACATTATATTGATCCAAGAAGCAGTGGAGTTGAGGAGAATAAAGGAGAACTATATTGAGCTTTTACAAAAACAAGAGCTTGACATCCCAGCAATGAAGTCCAAACAGTGCAATGAGTTCAAAGATATTCCTGCAGAGAACAATGCAATTGATACAAAGTTTAAAAAGATGCAAGCATCTCTTGAAAAAGCTAAGAGGTTGAACATGTTGTACAAGAGTGATATTGCTTCTAAGGCATGTGGAGATGAAGAAATGGAAAAAGTTTGCAAGCAAGCTGAAGCTGCAACTGCGGAGGTGATTGTCTGTTTGCAGAATGAGCTTGAAGTTCTTCAGAAGGAGGTCAGTGATTTTCAATCAAAAGAAAACGTCACTGAAAAGCAGATACAGTTTTTAGAAGGTCAGATGGAGGAGCTGCAGGATAACTTACGAGACACGATTATGGATAACGAGCAGTTGCAAGAAAAGCTCCGAGGCAAAGACATGGAACTACAGATCATCTCAAATGAAATGGAACTTCTCACATCTGAGCTTGAAGAAATTCTGCTGAATGGGAATGAAGGCCTTACAGATGCGTGTTACCAGGCTGATCTTATTTCGGGTTCCTTACCAGATAGAAGGATATGGATATCTGAACAGGTTGGCGGATTAAGAAGAACACTTTCCGAGAGAGAATTCATGATTGAAGATCTTGAAAGTTGTTTGGAGGATGCCAATAAAAAGCAATGTGATATAGAATCCATGTTGACGTCTCTTAGAGGGGCAGCAATAGTAATGAATGAAGCGCACCAGAGAGAGTACGAGGAAAAGGAGACACTCTTGAAATCGCAGTTGTGCACAAAAACAGAGATCATATCAAAGCTTCAAGAGAAGCTCAAAATGGCTGAAAGGTTGATTTGTGAAGCATCACATTGTGCAACAGCGTCTCTAATAATTGTCAACCGCTATTCTGAGGTAACCGAATCCCATACTTTTGAGTTGAAGCAAAAGGATTTTCAGCTTGCGGAATCCGCTGGAACAATTCTTTCTCTGAAGCAACAAGTACAAGATTTGGAAACAACCTGTAAGGAATTTAGAAGCAAACTTGTACAGGAAGAAAAAAATGCTTCTGCTATAGCACAAAAGGTTGAAGAAATTGAGGAAACTGGCATTTCGGCAATGAAAGAGAAGCTTTCTGAGCTCAAGGGTGGCGTGTCTGGACTGAGATCATGCATAAACATGTGTCAAGAGCATGACAAATACACGGAGGCAGAGAATTCATTAGGTTCTCCACCCCACTATAGTAAAGGACAG GAACTTGGAAAGAATGTAGTTGTCTCCTCTTGCATAGAGAATACTCCAAACAACAACCATACAGAGTCCATGAGGTTGACCAGCAAGGTGTCAAGTGAGAGAGGTAAAGTGATCATACTGCTAAAGCAAGAAATGGAATCTGCACTTGTAAGCTTGAAGGAGGTTCAAGTTGAGATGGCCAAACTCCAGGGTGAGAAGGAAGAGCTAAAGGCATCTGAGAAAAGAAGCTTAAGAAACTTGAACGATCTTGCTGCACAGTTTTGTAACCTTGAAACTGTGATGAATAACATGCAAGAACAATATGAGCACAAGGTGGAAGTCACAGATCATAAACTTAAG ACTTTGGAGCATGAATTAGCTAAGATGAAGATAGATGCTGACCAAGAATATGTTAAAAACTTGTGTGTTCTTAAGAAATTTGAGGAGGCTCAAGGGATTATTAAAGATGCAGATATCACAGTCAATGAACTCATAACAGCGAACGAAAAGATGAAATTTGACctggagaagcagaagaaaagggAAATCAGCTTGGTTGGAGAGAAAAACGCCTTAGATGACAAGCTGCAGGAGCTGGAATCCATAAATGTCAAAGATAATGAGAAAATTGCGTACCTTGAGAAACTATTCGGGTCAAGTTTGATGGGAATAGGAAATCTGGTCGAAGAGCTGGAAACTGTTGTCAGAAAATTACAGGATGAGTCGTCTGTGGCCTTGACTGGCATGGCCAATGATTTATCTGAGTTGAAGTCCTGGGTTTCAGATACAAACTCAGCTAGATTGTTCCTTGAGGATATCTGGTCAGAAATAATCATGAAGGATTGTGCTCTCTCAGTTCTACACCTATGCCATATGGGGGTTTTGTTAGAAACAGTTACAGGGATCAATACCGAAAATGGTCTGCTTCAACGTGGTCTGTGTGTATCAAACTCTTCCATAGCCGGATTAAGAAATAACAATCTAAG GTTAAGAAGGGAGCTTGAAATGTTTGCAAATCTGAAGGGCAAACTACTGACTGATATAAAGAATGGTTTTGAGAGAATTTCGAGAAATGAAGAAGCAACTAATCTGCTTACTACAAAATTAAGCAATTTTGATCAGAAAATTTCAGGGCTACAGTACCAGGAGGAGCTGATGTTGCAAAGATCTAACAGCATGGGATCTCAGCTTGATATTTTGCTGAAAGAAATAGATTTGAGCAATGGGAGCCTTGCTGAAACTCTGTTGGAGCAAGAGCTGCATCTGAATCAGAAAGATGATTTCTTTGACACCGAAGTTCAGCTTTACTTCATGGACCTTTGCTCAAAAGATGTTGAGTCAGTTGTTCTGGCGCAAACAGTAAAAGAATATTCTTCTCGTCTAGCAGTTGTAGATAGAGAGCTTCTTGATCATCATGCCATCGTTGAGGATCTTAAAGAGAAACTGTTTGTTTCCCAAGTGGAGAGTGAGCTCAAAGACCAATGTCTGGTTGATAACAAATTGGAGACCGTTTCAGTGAAACAAAAGGTGACTGAAGCACAAAGTAaaatcaaggttctctcatcgGATCTTGATCACTGTGTACAAAAAATCGCTGAAATGGACGAAGTAAACAAGGTGTTTGGAGAAAGAGTCTTCTTCTTGGAGTCTCGCATCACTGGGATACAGCAAGAATTGGCGATTAAAGCTTCTGAACTTGACAGTCTCCAACATTCCCAGTCAGTCACTGCAGAAGAATTGGATATCAAAGAAAGGGATATACAAGTTTATGCTGACGTTGTCAGTTCGTTGAAGAAGGAAAACATCTCCCTTAAGAACAAGGTCATACATTTTGGTGAAGATCAATTTAAAGCACTAGATGTTACGAGGCTAAGCATTGCCAAATGCACACATTTAGCTGAAGATAGCAGGATACTGGAGAAACTAACCAGAGATGGTCTAGTTATTTCTGAAAAAATGTTGCAACTGATATGTGAAAACATCAATAAGGCTTCAGAATTCGCAGATACTGTTCAATCTTTGCAGATTGATGTACAAGACTTGTTGTCTGAGAATCTGAATCTCCGCGATGAGCTTTTGAGAAAGGATGATGTTCTAAAGGGGTTGTCTTTTGACCTCAGCCTTCTACAAGAATCTGCTTCCAATTCTAGGGataagaaagatgaaacaaaggaaATCATGGTTCATGTTGAAGCTTTAGAAAAGACACTAGCAGTGAAAACATTTGAACTAGAAGATGCCGTTTCTCACGCCCAAATGCTTGAAGTTCGACTGCAAGAGAGCAAGGGAATAATCTGCAACCTTGAAGTGGATACTGAAAAGGTAAGGAAGTGTCAACAAAAACTGTCGGCGGAAAATAAAGACATTAGAGCGGAAGCTGAAGCTCTTATGGCAGAAAAAAGCTCTCTAGAGGAGGAGCTGATCCAGAAAAATAAGGTATCGGAGAGCATGGAGATGGAGCTCTTTAATCTAAGAAATGCTCTCGGACAATTGAATGATACAGTTGAGTTTACCCAGAGAAAACTGAATGAGGCCATCGATGACAGGGATAATCTCCAAGATGAGGTTTTGTATCTGAAAGAAGAATTCAGGAAGATGAAATCTGAGGCTAAAGAAATGGAAGCTAGGTACATAGAAGCTCAACAG ATTGCTGAATCAAGAAAGATATATGCcgatgagagagaagaagaagtgaagctATTAGAAGGATCAGTTGAGAAACTTGAGTATACTATCAATGTTCTTGAAAACAAG GTTAATGCTGTCAAAGTTGAAGCTGAAAGACAGCGTCTGCAAAGGGAGGAGCTGGAAATGGAGCTTCATACCATACGCCAGCAGATGGAAAGTGCTAGAAATTCTGATGGGGAAATAAAAAG AATTTTAGATGAAAAGCATATGGATCTTGAGGAAGCTAAGAAGCATATAGAAGCGCTTGAGAGAAATACGGCTGACCAAAAGACCGAG ATTTCTCAACTCAGTGTGCATATCTCGGAATTAAATTTGCATGCTGAGGCTCAGGCTAGAGAATACATGCATAAG TTCAAGGAGTTGGAAGCAATGGCTCAGCAAGTAAAGCCAGAAATCCATGTTTCTCAAGCTATAGATTCTTCATTGAGTAAAGGTTCAGGGAAACCTCGGGGTTCTGGCTCTCCTTTCAGATGCATAGGGTTGGGAATTGCACAACAAATGAGATCTGAGAAGGATGAGGAGCTTTCTGCTGCAAGGCTACGAATTGAGGAGCTTGAAACTGTAGTTGCAACCCGGCAGAAAGAG atatttttattgaattcaAAACTCGCCAAGGTGGATAGCATGACCCATGATATTAATCGAGTTTTGCTGGGAGTCAAACAGAATTGTTCG TCATTCTTGGATAGTCAACAAGTATTGAAGATAGCAGAGATGCTTCAACTTAATAGTTCAGATTCACGAGAAAGG gATCTTGAAGTCTCTCATCTCAAGCAGAAAATTAATGAATACAATGAGGAAAGGCAAGG ATGGATAGAGGAAATCGACGGAAAGCAGACAGATTTAGTTACTGCGCAGATAAAACTCCAGGAACATCGGCAGCATGAGCAGCTGCTTAAGAAAGAGAATGAATTACTTAAG AAGGAGAATGTTAGTCATAAAAGAAGAGTGATAGAACTTGAAGGGGAAGTGAAGAAGCTATCGTCCCATCAAACCCCTGAGTGGAGAACTCGTGATCAAGCTCGAATTAAG GAAGAAAACAGTGTGTTAAAACTTCAGCTTGATGAGCTCAATTTGAAGTTACGGCGAGCAGATGTTAGTGTTTCTCGTGCCAAAGAAGAGCTTGCTTGGTACCGAGCGTCGTCCGGAAAGAACCTACATTCAAACCTTGACAAGACGCATCAGTTAAGTACCAAACTGAAGGAAACTGAAGAGGATAGAATGCAGCTTGCTCAGAAGCTATTAGGTCTCTGCACCAGTATTCTCAAG GCAGCCGGTGTAACAGGAGAAGACATTACAGACATAAACCCTGAAGTTGCTGAAGAGGCACTCGAACAGCTCAAGACAAAACTTGGTTTACTTGAACGTGAACTAGACCACTTTAGATTAAAG GGAAAAGCAAAGAGCAGAAGAAGTAGGAATCCAGAGAGAAAGATGCCTTCAATGCCTTCGCCTCGAAGATCATGGAGCCAGAGTCCAAGAAGTATGTCTCAGgttccttttttctcttctttagaCAGGTGA